Proteins encoded in a region of the Acipenser ruthenus chromosome 11, fAciRut3.2 maternal haplotype, whole genome shotgun sequence genome:
- the LOC117426721 gene encoding uncharacterized protein C21orf58-like isoform X2, with translation MADAMVDQMTRLKLKLLEKRLENERDNMEERSETAISTARSYDGQEDALHSALRRKKDLLQKLREQHMLEELSRPQTWGGTRKKYHRLDSAPTHQPIHMYQPPPPLLPPPQPQPPRIIEQMMPQQPTTIIQQLPQQQPLITQIPPPQPYPPIKSGSIKEDMVELMLMQNAQMHQIIMHNMMLKAIPPMALSPPGTGNPPPPPAQHSQDHHFGGPIIVKSDKPRGSSVHHHHHYSPPGLQGPPHPAQLPPIGYPMLPPMMPQNPMGQAGGYQPAVHHMTGPTTLPALHTWYR, from the exons AGACTGGAGAACGAGCGAGATAACATGGAAGAGCGATCGGAAACAGCAATCTCCACGGCCA GGAGCTATGATGGGCAGGAGGATGCATTGCACAGTGCTCTGAGAAGAAAGAAGGATCTGCTCCAGAAACTGAGG GAGCAGCACATGTTGGAGGAGCTGAGCCGGCCTCAAACTTGGGGAGGGACTCGGAAGAAGTACCACAGGCTGGATTCAGCCCCTACACACCAGCCAATACATATGTACCAGCCTCCACCACCACTCCTGCCCCCGCCACAGCCCCAGCCTCCTCGAATCATTGAGCAAATG ATGCCACAGCAGCCAACGACAATCATCCAGCAGTTACCACAGCAACAGCCACTGATAACACAGATCCCGCCTCCACAGCCCTATCCTCCAATCAAATCCGGCAGCATCAAAGAAG ACATGGTGGAGTTGATGCTGATGCAGAATGCCCAGATGCATCAGATCATTATGCACAACATGATGCTGAAAGCCATTCCTCCAATGGCCCTCTCCCCCCCTGGTACTgggaacccccctccccctcctgctCAGCACAGCCAG GACCATCACTTTGGAGGCCCCATCATAGTGAAGTCCGACAAGCCCCGGGGATCCTCGGTACATCACCATCATCACTACAGCCCACCTGGGCTCCAGGGCCCGCCCCATCCCGCACAGCTTCCACCCATTGGCTACCCTATGTTGCCGCCGATGATGCCACAGAATCCTATGGGACAGGCAGGTGGCTACCAGCCTGCAGTACATCACATGACCGGCCCCACAACACTTCCTGCACTGCATAC